A window of the Mesotoga prima MesG1.Ag.4.2 genome harbors these coding sequences:
- a CDS encoding DNA repair protein RecN translates to MLLSLAGKDFLTFKDFYVEFSGGMNAITGESGAGKTVFLKALWAVLGFPPLWDNDGSGSVEGNFAVDGSLLSKLADMGVEINGDQLLVSVSFTGQRTIYRMNGKMVPKQIVQSAFRDRVEIHSQHSSISLLDESKHHIILDHALGGDTILTRYSELYAEYIKVRRELDSFIVDPSQIEREKDFLEFQIREIEQADLQPHEDEAIEMKYTRYRNAQMLLETFQELTDLLKDGELSIYNSLNDARATVEKIRNFGYKDWLDNLQIALEELDSLYTKIEEERSTLEIDDEEFNAIESRITIIQGLKRKYGDSVEKILVRLEEFKKELGTLKELEGRKERLKKNEEELLSSLKETGRILDQKRLVRAKEIEEQIRVHLEDLRMKGAELRFHLEPELMPRSYGTSKVTMVVKTNPGMDLMEIGSVASGGELSRFLLALESALKNQLDLKTIVFDEVDSGVGQRLGTVVSGKLEEISREIQTIVITHLPQIALSSDRHFVVRKQQVHNETISIIEELHGSSKEREIEEMSGQIPD, encoded by the coding sequence ATGCTGCTTTCGCTGGCAGGGAAAGACTTTCTGACTTTTAAGGATTTCTATGTTGAGTTCTCAGGCGGTATGAATGCCATAACCGGTGAATCGGGGGCTGGAAAGACTGTCTTCCTTAAGGCCCTATGGGCGGTGTTGGGCTTTCCCCCGCTATGGGATAATGACGGCTCGGGAAGTGTTGAAGGTAACTTTGCGGTTGATGGTTCATTGCTTTCTAAACTGGCAGACATGGGAGTAGAGATCAATGGTGATCAGCTTCTTGTAAGTGTAAGCTTCACAGGACAGCGAACCATATACAGGATGAATGGAAAAATGGTACCGAAACAAATTGTTCAGTCAGCTTTTCGTGACAGAGTCGAGATTCATTCTCAGCATAGTAGTATAAGCCTGTTGGACGAATCCAAACACCATATAATTCTGGATCACGCGCTTGGAGGAGACACAATCCTTACCCGTTATTCAGAGCTGTATGCAGAGTACATCAAAGTAAGACGCGAACTGGATTCCTTTATTGTAGATCCTTCTCAGATTGAAAGGGAAAAGGACTTTCTGGAGTTCCAGATCAGGGAGATTGAACAGGCAGATCTTCAACCTCATGAAGACGAAGCCATTGAAATGAAATATACGAGATACAGAAACGCCCAGATGCTACTTGAGACATTTCAAGAACTCACTGATCTTCTTAAGGATGGCGAACTATCAATTTATAATTCTCTCAATGACGCGCGAGCAACTGTCGAAAAAATAAGGAACTTTGGTTACAAGGACTGGCTGGATAACCTTCAGATTGCTCTAGAAGAACTCGATTCGCTTTACACTAAGATTGAGGAAGAGAGAAGCACTCTTGAGATCGATGATGAGGAATTCAATGCAATTGAAAGTCGTATTACCATTATCCAGGGTCTGAAGAGGAAATACGGAGACTCTGTTGAAAAGATACTTGTGAGACTAGAGGAGTTCAAGAAAGAGCTAGGAACTCTTAAGGAGCTGGAAGGTAGAAAGGAACGCTTGAAGAAGAACGAAGAAGAGCTTCTCTCGTCTTTGAAGGAAACGGGAAGAATCCTTGATCAGAAAAGGTTGGTTAGAGCAAAAGAGATCGAGGAGCAGATCAGGGTACACCTTGAGGACCTCAGAATGAAGGGAGCGGAGTTGAGGTTTCATCTAGAGCCTGAATTAATGCCCAGAAGCTACGGGACATCCAAAGTCACGATGGTTGTTAAGACAAATCCCGGTATGGATTTAATGGAGATTGGTAGTGTTGCGTCGGGAGGTGAGCTTTCCAGGTTCTTATTGGCTCTTGAATCCGCCTTAAAGAATCAGCTCGATCTCAAAACAATAGTCTTTGATGAAGTAGACTCTGGAGTTGGTCAACGACTTGGAACAGTGGTGTCAGGGAAATTAGAGGAAATCTCAAGGGAGATTCAGACTATTGTAATAACTCATCTTCCGCAAATCGCATTGAGTTCAGATCGGCATTTTGTTGTTAGAAAGCAGCAAGTCCATAACGAAACGATTTCCATTATCGAGGAGCTTCATGGCAGCTCCAAGGAACGGGAAATCGAAGAAATGAGTGGTCAAATTCCAGATTAG
- a CDS encoding HEAT repeat domain-containing protein — translation MEREELINRIVEEKGVEAAPVLLSLLVSEDSETAQICFDALIQMGKDVVPFLIEKMRSEDIDPVSRLYLADLAGEIGDIRAVTHLYELLSKYSDERSQIVIYEALARLGEGEKVVDVLALMLEENYDAELQDQLIMALSNTDSSVAVKALAGFYGNKLADKSAKAFALEGIHSILARRHELKNYLLSLHNGKEIAERLYQWQKEI, via the coding sequence ATGGAAAGAGAAGAATTGATAAACAGGATTGTCGAAGAAAAAGGAGTGGAGGCCGCTCCAGTGCTTCTCAGTCTGCTGGTTAGCGAAGACAGCGAGACAGCCCAAATATGTTTTGATGCTTTAATTCAAATGGGTAAGGACGTGGTTCCTTTTCTTATCGAAAAGATGAGATCAGAGGATATCGACCCCGTATCAAGACTTTATCTAGCAGATTTGGCAGGGGAGATCGGTGATATAAGAGCCGTGACACATCTTTACGAGCTTCTGAGTAAGTACAGTGATGAAAGATCACAGATAGTAATCTACGAAGCTCTTGCTCGATTGGGGGAAGGCGAGAAAGTGGTAGATGTTTTGGCCCTGATGCTTGAGGAAAACTATGACGCTGAACTGCAAGATCAACTAATCATGGCACTGAGCAACACCGATTCTTCGGTTGCCGTTAAGGCTCTCGCAGGATTTTATGGAAACAAGTTGGCCGATAAATCTGCAAAAGCCTTTGCGCTGGAGGGGATCCATTCGATACTTGCCAGAAGACATGAACTGAAAAACTATCTCCTGAGCCTTCATAATGGTAAGGAAATTGCTGAAAGGCTTTATCAATGGCAGAAAGAAATCTAA